The DNA window TGAGCACACGCCCGCTTTCGCGCAGGCGTGCGCGCACGGCCTCGCGCCGCCGTGGGTCGGCAATCAGGCCAAAGCCCCCGAGCGCAAAGTCGGTGCCCACGCAAAGCATCACGTTGGTGTGGTAGCAGGGCTGGCCTTGCGCGTCTGCGGTGGCGAAGACCATGGGTTCAAAGTTGAAATGCGTGCAAAAGCGTTCCAGCGCGACCGGGTTGGCGCGGTTCGACTGCGCCGTGTAGGCGATGCGGGCTATGTGGTCCAGCACCATGGCGCCCGTGCCTTCGAGAAACATGTCGTCGTGTTCCAAACCCGAATAGTCGATGACGTCCTGCACGCGGTACTCGCGTTTGAGCATCTCGATGATGTCGCTGCGCCGCTCGCGCCGACGGTTGGGTGCAAACATGGGGTAGAGCGCCACATGGCCCCCGGCGTGGGTGGAGAACCAGTTGTTCGGAAAAACGCTGTCGGGCGTGTCCTGCGCGCCATCGTCGTCGAACAGGTGCACGTGCACCCCGGCGGCCTCCAGCCGGGCGGCGGCTGCGCAGACCTCGGCGTGGGCGCTGCGGGCCGTTGCGTCGGGCGGCTGACCGCTGGTGCGCGCCTGGAAGGCGTTGTCGGCGGCAGTTTCGGGGTTGGGATGGAAGCGCTGCGGGCGCACCATCACCACGGCGGCGGGGGACTGGAGGGATATGGAGGGCATTTTTGCGGGCGGGGGTGAAGTGGAGTGCAGAAGGGCGGTGCAAACTGATTTTGCGCAAGGCCATTGCTAACAAAAAGCCCCCAAACTGACCAAAATGCGCTGAAAATTAGCGCATTGTCAGCCATGAAAAACACTATGACCAAACTGGACGACACCGATCGCGAAATCCTCAGCATTCTGCGTGCCGATGCCCGTACGCCTGTGGCCACGTTGGCGCAAAAACTGCGCGTCTCGCGTGGCACGGTGCAAAACCGCCTGCGCAAGATGGAGGAAGGCGGGGTGATCGTGGGCTACACCGTGCGCCTGCGGCCCGACTCGGAGCCGCACCGCATTCGCGCCTGGATGAGCATCGCCGTGGAAGGCAATGCCGCACCCGAGGTGATTCGTGCGCTGCGCGGCGAGCCCATGGTGGGCACGCTGCACACCACCAACGGCCGATGGGACATCGTGGCCGAGGTGCGCGCCCAGAGCCTGGAGGCGTTCGACAGCGCCCTGGGCCGCATCCGTCTCACGCCAGGTATCGCCAACACGGAGACCAGCATCCTGCTCTCCACCTACAAGGCTTGATGTTGGCAGTACGGCGCCTGTCGTTCATCTAGGATAGAGCCACCATGCCGACCACGCCCCCGTCGCCCGCAATGCCTCCTGACCGTATCTGGCCGCTACGGGGTGAGTTTGTTGACGCCGCGCTAGAGCAATCCTTTCGCGAGAGCACGTTGCAGCAGGTGGTGTCGCAACAGCGCACCAGCCTGTTGGTCTGGGCGATCCTGCTTTTGCTGTTTGCCGTGCCCGACTATCTCGCGATGGGTCCCGTGCCGTGGTTCTGGGTTCTGATGGGCTATCGAGCGGGTATGGCTGTGCTGCTGCTGGGATATATGCACGCGCTGGGGCGTGTGCCGACACTGGCTCTTCACAACCATATCCTGATGTGGCTGGGCCTGCTGGCCTATCCCTTCTTTTTTCTGTTTTACGCCGTGCGGCCGGACGTGCGTGCGATCAATACCGGCGTCATCATGGTGGTGCAGCTCACCATGTTTCTTTTCATCCCTTCACGGGTGAAGCTGACCATACCCGTCGCGTTGTTTGGGGCTGTCGGGACCACCGTGAGTTACTGGTGGACCAGCCCGGCAGATGCAGCCACCAAGGCGGCCACCGTTTTGCTGGTCACGATGCCTGCGGTCATGGGCTATGTGGCTGCGCTGCGCCAGCAAAAAACCGAAAGACAGGAGTTCTGGCTGCGCCAGCAACTGCAGGATGCCAACCGCGAACTGCAGGGCGAAGTAGCGCGCCGTGTGGCCCTGCAGGTCGAACTCGAACGCCAGGCCGCCACCGACTTGCTGACCGGGCTGCCCAATCGGCGCGCCTTGGCGGAGCGCTTTCCGATCGAGGCGGCACGTGCGCAGCGCACCGGTGAAGCGCTTTCGCTGGTCATGTTTGACCTGGACCATTTCAAGCAGGTGAACGACCGTTACGGCCACGCCGCTGGGGACGCCGTGCTGCGCGGTGTGGGCCAACTGTGCACCCGCAGTTTTCGCGGCGTGGACATGGTGGCGCGGGTGGGGGGCGAGGAGTTCGCGGTGCTGTTGCCCGGCGCTTCTGTGCAGCAGGCGGGCGTTGTCATGGAGCGTTTTATCAACACCCTGGCCGGTATGGATATTGAAATCGGTACCCAGAGCCTGCGCATTAGCGCCACGGCGGGTGTGGCGCAGCTGCAGGACAGTGAGTCGCTGGATGCGCTCATGGCCCGGGCCGATGTCGCCCTGTATGCCGGCAAACAGGCGGGGCGCAACCGCGTGGTGCTGGCGCCCGCGCCGGGTTGAAGCGGTGCAATCGTTTCGGGTCAGCCTGCGCGTGCGGCGAGCAGGTGGCGCGCCAGCTCGGCAAACCCGGCGCCGCGTTCGCCCGCTGTCACATGGCGCGGCAGATGAACAAGCTGGGGTACAAAGCGTGCAATGTTCGCTACGCCTACGCTGTGCGTAAAGTGCTGGAACATGATCTGGTCGTTGGTCGAGTCGCCCACATAGACCCAACGGTCGATTTCACTCTCCAGCGTGCGCCCGAAGAGTTGCTGCACGATCCAGCGCGCACCTTCCCACTTGTTGTGCGCGCCAAACCAACCGTTGATGTGGATGCTGCTGACCGTGGCCGTCATGCCTGCCGCACGCATGATGCGCACCGCATGGTCGATGGCCTCTTGCGGCAGGTGGCTGAACTCGCTGTGGTCGATGGCGATGTCGGTCTCGCGCCCCGGGGAATCGGTGGCCTGGCGTGCACCCGGCACCTCGGCCTCGATCTGCGCCAGCACCTGCTGCATGGCGCGGAAGTTGGCGGCGCGGGTGGCGGCATCCTGTTGGTATATTTTTGATAGCTGTTCGCGCTTGTCAGATAAGCGCTGCAAGCCATTTTGATGTAAATTTTCTGTCGTATTCAGCAGGGCCGCCGCACCGTTTTCCGCCACGATGGCATCGACCGGCCAGGTGGCGGCAAAGGGCGCACTCCAGCCGACCGGGCGCCCGGTGATGGGGACGACATGCAGGCCCGCCGCCTTCAGCGCACCCAGGGCTTGCAGTGCATCGGGTGTGATGGCGCCTTCGGTGGTGAGGGTGTCATCGATGTCGGTCAACACGCCCACCAGGCCCGCGCCGCGGGGCGCGGACCAGGTTGCCAAAGGCGCCATGTCAGCTGGCATGGCCCAGGGCCAGGCCCGCATGCTCGCGCAGCGGGTGAAAGTGGATCTTGGGGAAGCGCTCTTGCGCCAGCCGCACGTCGTAGGGCGATGTGCACAAATACGCCAGCGTCTCGGCCGCGTCGTGCGCCATGCGCAGCGGGTAGGCGTTTTCAAACTCGCGCAACTCGGCGGGGGTGTCGGCGGTGATCCAGCGCGCGCCCGTGTACTGGCAGCCTTCCAGGCGGATATCAGCGTCGTATTCGGCTTTCAGACGGTGCTGCACCACCTCGAACTGCAACTGGCCCACGGCGCCCAGCAGCATGTTGCCCCCGGTGTCGGGTTTGAAGACCTGGATCGCACCTTCTTCGCCCAGCTGGGCCAGGCCTTGCTGCAGCTGCTTGGTGCGCAGCGGGTTCTTGAGCACCACGGTCATGAACAGTTCGGGCGCGAAGAAGGGCAGGCCGGTAAATTGCAGGTTGGCACCGTCGGTGATGGTGTCGCCCAGCTGCACGCCGCCGTGCGTGGTAAAGCCAATGATGTCGCCGGCGTAGGCCTCCTCGACCGCCTCGCGCCGCTGGCTCATGAAGGTGACCACGCTGGTGGGCCGCAGCTCTTTGCCGGTGCGCTGCACCTTGAGCTTCATGCCCGGCGTGTATTTGCCCGAGGCCACGCGCACGAAGGCGATGCGGTCGCGGTGGTTGGCATCCATGTTGGCCTGCACCTTGAACACCACGCCGGAAAAGCCCTCGTCCTCGGGCTGGATGGTTTTGACCACCGGCTGCTTGTTGACCTGCAGCGTGCTGATGCGCGGACCGGGCGGGGGCGACATGTCGACCACGGCGTCGAGCACCTCCATCACACCGAAGTTGTTCACACCGGAGCCGAAAAACACGGGCGTGAGCTTGCCGGCCAGGAAATCTGCATGGTTCCAGGCGGCCGAGGCGCCCACGGCCAGTTCCATGCTCTCCAGTGCGTCGTCAAACGATTTGCCAAAGCGTTTGCGCAGCCGCTCGGCCTCGGCCAGCGGCACCACTTCAAAGTCTTTCGGCCCGCGGTCGCTGCCGGGAGTGAACACGGTCATGGTCTGCGTGCGCAGGTTGATGATGCCGCCAAAGCTTTTGCCCTGGCCCACCGGCCAGGTGATGGGGCAGCAGGGCATGCCCAGCTCGCGCTCCACCTCGTCGAGGATGTCCAGCGGGTCGCGCACTTCGCGGTCCATCTTGTTGACGAAGGTGATGATGGGCGTGTCGCGCTGGCGGCAGACCTCGATCAGGCGGCGGGTTTGCGCTTCCACGCCGTTGGCCGCGTCGATCACCATCAGCGCCGAGTCGACGGCAGTGAGCACGCGGTAGGTGTCTTCCGAGAAGTCCTTGTGGCCGGGGGTGTCGAGCAGGTTGACCACGTGGTCGCGGTAGGCCATCTGCATCACGCTGGACGCGACCGAAATGCCGCGCTGCTTCTCGATCTCCATCCAGTCGGACGTGGCGTGGCGGCTGGCCTTGCGGCCCTTGACGGCGCCAGCAATTTGAATGGCGCCCGAGAACAGCAGCAGCTTTTCCGTCAGCGTGGTTTTACCAGCGTCGGGGTGGGAAATGATGGCAAAGGTGCGGCGGCGCCGGGTCTCAGAGGCGTAGGACAAGGGGTAATCCAGCAACAGGGGAAAGCGTTGGCACCCCCGCGCCCTGTGGGGGCGGTGGGGTGGTGAAAGGCGGGATTTTACGGGTGGGGCCGGAAAGGGGGACCATCGGGCCTTCCGCCGCCGCAGGCCAGGCAGGCCTTTGCTGTGTTTGTGCCCCAAACATGTCACAGTGGCGGTTATGCATTCCGACTCTGTTGCCTCTCCTGCATCGACCTGGGTGCAGGCGGGCACGCCGGCTTACCGGCGCATCAGCCTGGCGCTTTTTCTGGCAGGTTTTGCCACTTTCTCACTGCTGTACTGCGTGCAGCCGGTGTTGCCAGAGCTGGCCGCGCATTTCGGCCTGGGCGCGGCGAGCAGTTCGCTGGCGCTTTCGGTGGCCACGGGCTGCCTGGCGGTGGCGATCTTTGCCGCGGGGGCGCTGTCCGAGGGGCGCGACCAGCGCCGCCTGATGTTCGTATCGATGGCGTTGGCGGCCCTGTTCAACATTCTGGCCGCCTTGGCGCCCTCCTGGGGCGCGCTGCTGGCGGCGCGGGCGCTGGAAGGTCTGTTGCTGGGCGGCGTGCCTGCCGTCGCGATGGCGTACCTGTCAAACCACATCCACCCGCGCGGGCTGGGGTTTTCCATGGGCTTGTATATCGGTGGCACGGCCTTTGGCGGCATGGCGGGGCGCATTGGCATGAGCGCGCTGGCAGACCACTTTGGTTGGCGCGTGGCCCTGGCCACCATGGGGGTGCTGGGCCTGGTGGCTGCGGTCGGTTTTGTGCTGCTGCTGCCGCGCGCCGACAGGCCGGGCGCCCCGGCGGTGCGCAGGGCCCTGGGTTTGCGGTACCACCTGGGCGCCTGGCGCGCCCATCTGCAAACGCCGGGCCTGCCGCTGCTGTTTGCCTCGGGCTTTGCGCTGATGGGGGTGTTTGTCTCGCTGTTCAACTACGCCGGTTTCCGGCTTGCCCTGCCGCCCTATGGCCTGAGCCAGACGCAGATCGGGCTGATCTTCAGTGTCTACCTGTTCGGCATGGTGGCCTCGCCCACCGCGGGCGCGCTGGCAGACCGTCTGGGCCGTGCGCCGGTGCTTGTCGGCGGTGTGGTGCTGATGTCGGCGGGCGTGTTGCTGACCCTGGTGGCGCCCCTGGCGGGGGTGATCGCGGGCATTGCGGTGCTGACTTTCGGGTTCTTTGTGGCGCACGCCGTGGCCAGCGGTTGGGTAGGGCGGCTGGCGCTGCAGTCCAAGGGGCATGCCTCGTCGCTGTACCTGCTGGCGTACTACCTGGGGTCGAGCCTGCTGGGGTCGGCCGGGGGCTGGTTCTGGGAGCATGGCCAGTGGCCGGCGCTGGTGGTCTTTTCGCTGGTCTTGCTGGCGGGCGCGCTGTGGCTCGCGCTGCGCCTGCGCAGCAGGGCCGATGCCGCCAAGGGGTGAGGCAGCGCGCCGCCTGCGGTGCCGATATAATCGCCCCTTCCTCCGAGGAGCGTTGCAGCGGCCCCATTGTGTATGCGGGACGTGAGGCTCGGAGTCATCCCGCAACGACGCTCATCCACTTTCCGTGTGGTGAGCCTGTACCTTCCCCCGGCGAGTGGTTTTTCAAACATGCTTTGGAGCAAACCATGAACGCACGCGTCAACGCCCCCGTCCTCACCGACTGCGCCATTACCGACATTGGCCTGGCCGCCTGGGGCCGTAAAGAAATCCGCATCGCCGAAACCGAGATGCCCGGCCTGATGGCCATCCGCGAAGAATTCGCTGCCAAGCAGTCGCTCAAGGGCGCGCGCATCACCGGCAGCCTGCACATGACCATCCAGACCGCCGTGCTCATCGAGACGCTGCAGGCGCTGGGCGCGCAGGTGCGCTGGGCTTCGTGCAACATTTTCTCGACGCAAGACCATGCCGCCGCCGCCATTGCTGCGGGCGGCACACCGGTGTTCGCCATCAAAGGCGAGTCGCTGGCCGACTACTGGGACTACACGCACCGTATTTTTGACTTCGGCGTTGCAGGCACGCCCGGCGAAGGCCCGAACCTGATTCTGGACGACGGCGGCGACGCCACGCTGCTCATGCACCTGGGCAAGCGTGCTGAAAAAGACGCATCCCTTATTGCCAACCCTACCAGCGAAGAAGAAACCTGCCTGTTTGCCTCCATCAAGGCCAAGCTGGCCGTGGACCCCACCTGGTACAGCCGCAAGAGTGCGGAGATCATCGGCGTCACCGAAGAAACCACCACCGGCGTGCACCGCCTCAAGGAAATGTCCGCCAAGGGCAGCCTGATGTTCCGCGCCATCAACGTGAACGATTCGGTCACCAAGAGCAAGTTCGACAACCTGTACGGCTGCCGCGAGTCGCTGGTGGACGGCATCAAGCGCGCCACCGATGTGATGATTGCGGGTAAAGTGGCCTGCGTTGCGGGCTACGGCGACGTGGGCAAGGGCAGCGCCCAGGCGCTGCGTGCGCTGTCGGCCCAGGTCTGGGTGACCGAGATTGACCCCATCAACGCGCTGCAGGCCGCGATGGAAGGTTACAAGGTCGTGACCATGGAATACGCGGCCGACAAGGCCGACATTTTTGTGACCACTACCGGCAACCGTGACGTGATCACCTTCGAGCACATGACCGCCATGAAGGACCAGGCCATCGTCTGCAACATTGGCCACTTCGACAACGAAATCCAGGTTGCAAAGCTCGAAGAAAAATGCGAATGGGAAGAGGTCAAGCCCCAGGTCGATCACGTCATCTTCCCCGATGGCAAACGCATCATCCTGCTGGCCAAGGGCCGTCTGGTGAACCTGGGCTGCGGCACGGGCCACCCGAGTTTCGTGATGTCGTCGAGCTTTGCCAACCAGACCATCGCGCAGATCGAGCTGTTCACGCACAGCGATTTCTACGAAAGCGGCAAGGTCTACGTGTTGCCCAAGCATCTGGATGAAAAGGTGGCACGCCTGCACCTCAAGAAGGTGGGTGCCATGCTGAGCGAGTTGAGCGACGAGCAGGCTGCTTATATCGGCGTGCCCAAGCAAGGCCCCTACAAGCCCGATACTTACCGCTATTGATTTGCTATTGATGTAATAGCTGCAACCGCTTGCTGCGCAAGCGGTTGAGTCGAATTTTTCTTAAAATATTATGCGTGCTGATGTCTTTTTGGTGGAGAGCGGGCTGGCCAGTACCCGCTCGCAGGCCCAGCGCCTGATCGCCAGCGGGGTGCAGTGGCGCCTGGCTGCGTCCGCACCCTGGAACCGCGTGGTCAAAAATGGCGACGAGATTCCGGCCGGAGCCGAGGTGTGCCTGCTGCAGGAGGCCGAGGCCGAGGCGCGGTTTGTCTCGCGTGGCGGGCTCAAGCTCGAAGCCGCACTGCGGCACGTCGGGCTGGCGGTGCAGGATTTTCAGTGCCTGGATGTGGGCCAGTCCACCGGGGGGTTTACGCATTGCCTGCTGGAGCGCGGTGCACACCGGGTGGTGGGCGTCGATGTGGGCCATGGCCAGTTGCATGCGCAACTGCGCCAGGACCCGCGCGTGGTGTGCCTCGAAGGGCTTAATGCGCGGGCGCTGACACCGGCCTCACTGCAAGAGGCATGGGAGGCCGAATGGTCCGATACGGTGGCGCCAGCGGAAAAAGAAGACGACACACCGCCCGATAACCCCTATCGCTGGATGTCGGGCGATGGCGAGGTGTCGGACTACGACGACAGCGATGATGTGCGTGACGAAGAAGTCGAGCTCGCGCTGGCCCGTGGCCAAGCCCCGCAGGAAAGCCCTGTGGCGGCAGAGGCTTCCCGCCGCCAAGCTGCCTTGGCAGGCCACGGCATTACGCCGTTGTTTGAACTGATTACGGGTGACCTGTCCTTTATCTCGCTCACGCTGGTACTGCCTGCGCTGGTGCCGCTGCTGGCCCCGGGCGGCCATGTGCTGATGCTGGTCAAACCACAGTTTGAACTGCAGCCGGGCCAAGTGGGCAAGGGGGGGATCGTGCGGGATGCCGCGCTGTATACGGTGGTGGAGCAGCGCCTGCGCGCCTGCTGTGCCGATGTGGGTCTTGCCGTACAGGACTGGTTCGACAGCCCGATTGCGGGCGGCGATGGTAACCGCGAATTTTTTGTTTTTGCAAGGAAGGCCGCATGACCGCCACCAATGCAGCACGCCCCGGCCTGCCGGTGAGCGTGGAGTTTTTCCCCCCCAAGACACCCGAAGGCGCCGACAAGCTGCGCACCGTGCGCCAGCAGCTTTATGCGCTGCAGCCCCAGTTCTGCTCCGTCACCTACGGCGCGGGTGGCTCCACCCAGCAGGGCACTTTTGACACGGTGCAGGCCATTTTGCAGGAGGGCGTCGACGCAGCTTCGCATTTCTCTTGCATTGGTGCCACGCGCGCCTCGGTGCGGGAACAGCTGGCAACACTCAAAGCCATGGGTGTGCGGCGCCTGGTGGCGCTGCGCGGTGATTTGCCCAGCGGCTATGGCATGGGTGGAGAGTTTCACTACGCCAGCGACCTGGTGGCCTTCATCCGGGCTGAAACGGGGCGCGACTTCCACATCGAAGTGGCCGCCTACCCCGAGATACATCCGCAGGCCCGCTCGCCCGAGGCCGACCTCAAGGCCTATGCCGCCAAGGTGCAGGCGGGTGCCGATGCCGCCATTACCCAGTATTTTTACAGCGGCGATGCCTACCTGCGCTTTGTGGACGAGGCGCGGCGCCTGGGCGCCGATGTGCCCGTGGTGCCCGGCATCATGCCGATCACCAGCTCCACGCAACTCATGCGGTTTTCGGATGCCTGCGGTGCCGAGATCCCCCGTTGGGTGCGTCTGCGTCTGCAGGGTTTTGGCGACGATGTGGCCTCGATCCGTGCGTTCGGGCTGGACGTGGTCACGGCCCTGTGTGAGCGCCTGCGCGCTGAAGGCGCACCGGCGCTGCATTTTTACACCATGAACCAGAGCGCGGCCACCCTGGAAATCAGCCGCCGCCTTGGTCTGCTCCGGTAACATGCCGGTTTTGATTTTTGCCGTGCTCCGATGAGATCTGTAATTGCTTTGCTGCTGGCCGCTGGTGGTGGCCTGGCAGCGTCTGATGTCACCGCTCAAACGCGCTACCACTGCCGGGATGACAGCGGAAATACTTTCGTTCTGTCCCGCCCCTGTCCGCCGAACGCACGCACGACGGCTGCGGTGTCCGGGTCGGCGCCGTCGTCCTATGGTCGCAGCAGCAATAGCTACTCCACCGCGGTGCGGGTGCCCACCGAAGAGCCGGAACACTACCAGTACATGAGTGCGCGCTGCCGTTCGCTGGACAGCGGCATCCGTTCCGCTTATTCGCGTGGCATCAAACCTGATGTGGTGGAAGGCATGCGGCGCGAATACAAGCGCGACTGCCGTGAGCAGGAGCAGGAGGCTTATTCACAGCTGTCGGATGAACGGCGAGAGGTGAAAAAGCAGCGCCGCGAGGAAGAAAAATCGGCCCAATTGGTCGGCCAGAGCCAGCGTGAGCAGGAGCAGCGTTTCGCGGAACAGTGTGCCGAATCGCGTCGCATCATTGCGACCAAACGCGCGCGCACGGACCTCTCTGCGGGGGAGCGCAATGAGCTCAGCCGTTTCGAGGACGCCTTCCTCGCTCGTTGCAAGCGCTGATCGACAGGCCCGCCCTGGCCTGTGGGGCGGATCAGCTGCCTGATTCGAGCGTGTGGGTCGCGTTGCGATCCTGCCCCAGCCGTTCCACCAACTGCGGTAGCGCCTGTTGCAGGCCCGCTTTCAGGGTGTGGGGCGGGTTGATGAGGAACATGCCGCTGGCGGGTAAGCCCGGGCGCTGCGTTTCGCCCTGAGCGTTCTCGGTGATTTTGCTGGATTTCACCGTGAGCGTGGCGTGCAGCCAGCTCTTGCCTGCCTTCTGCGCCATGGTCTTGAGTCTGCGGGGCAGGTCGTGGGCTTCGGGGCGCGGAATGATGGGGTACCAGACCGCATAGGTGCCTGTGGCAAAGCGCTTGAGTCCGTCTTGCACCATGTCCAGCACCTTGCTGTAGTCGCTCTTTATTTCATAGCTGGGATCGCACAACAGCAAAGCGCGGCGGGCCGGTGGAGGTAAAAATTTCTTGACCCCCTCGAAACCATCCTCGTGCAGCACGGCCACCTGGCGCCCCGCGTCAAGCTGGGCCACATTGCCTGCCAGAGCACGCAAGTCGGTGGGATGCAGTTCAAACAGCTTGAGCTTGTCGTGCGCGCGCAGCAGGCGCTGGATGATGAAGGGTGAGCCCGGATAGACTTTGGTGCTGCTGCCCTGGTTGAATGCGCGCACCAGGTCCACATAGTTTTGCAGCATCGGCGCCAAGGCTTCGCCCGGAGTGTCGGCGGCGGTGAGGCGCAGGATGCCCTCTCTGGCCTCGCCACTGGTGCGTGCGTAGTCACCGTCCAGTCGGTACAGGCCTGCGCCGGCATGGGTGTCCAGCACGGTCAAGGCGGCATCCTTCTCGGTCAGGTATTGCAGGGCGGCAATCAGCACTGTGTGCTTGAGCACATCGGCGTGGTTGCCTGCATGGAAGGCGTGGCGGTAACTGAACATGCTCCAATGGTAACCATGCGGCTGGTGTTTGCTGTTTGCTCCGAATCTTGAGGGTGGGATGACCCTGTGTGTGTGAGGCTCAAGGGTGGGCACAATCGGCACTATTTCGCTGTCACTGACGTTTTTTTGCAGCCAAGATGCGTTTTGTTGCGTCGGGCGGGTTTCTGTGAGGCGATGATTGCGCCTTAATCATCTTCTGGGTTGCCCATCCATCCCTTGTCCTTCTGCCATGAATGTTCGCTCCACTTCTGCGCCCGCTCCAGGGGCGCTCCATGTTGATGCACTGCCGGTGGGCACGCGCCTTGGCGAGTTCGAGATCCTCGCGCTGCTGGGCGTGGGAGGATTCGGCATGGTGTACCGGGCGTTCGACCACTCTCTGCACCGGGCCGTGGCTATCAAGGAGTTCATGCCTGCGGCGCTGGTCGCTCGTACGGACGATGGCTCACTGCTCGCGCGCTCGCCCGCCGACCAGTCGGCATTTATGGCCGGCTTGAAGTCTTTTGTGGGCGAGGCGCGCCTGCTGGCACAGTTCGATCATCCATCGCTGGTCAAGGTGTTCCGCTTCTGGGAAGCCAACAACACCGCTTACATGGTCATGCCTTTGTACACCGGCATGACCTTCAAGCAGGCGCGCGCGCAAATGCGCACCCCGCCGCCCGAGGCCTGGCTGCGCAAGGTGCTGTGGTGCGTGCTGGGGGCGCTGCGTGAACTGCATGATGGGCAAACTTTGCACCGCGATGTGTCGCCTGACAACCTTTTTCTGCAGGATATCGGGCCCCCGGTGCTGCTTGATCTGGGGGCTGCGCGCCATGCGATCAATGACCGGGACCACAAACACACCGCCGTTCTGAAGGTGAACTACGCGCCCATCGAGCAATACGCTGATGGCGATGCCGATCTGGCCCAGGGGCCCTGGAGTGATCTGTACTCACTGGCCGCCGTAGTGCACGGTTGCCTGTGCAACGATACGCCACTGCCTTCCACCCTGCGTTCGATCCGGGACCGTATGGTGCCGTTCTCCCGTGTAGCCAAAACAGT is part of the Simplicispira sp. 125 genome and encodes:
- a CDS encoding arginine deiminase-related protein; this translates as MPSISLQSPAAVVMVRPQRFHPNPETAADNAFQARTSGQPPDATARSAHAEVCAAAARLEAAGVHVHLFDDDGAQDTPDSVFPNNWFSTHAGGHVALYPMFAPNRRRERRSDIIEMLKREYRVQDVIDYSGLEHDDMFLEGTGAMVLDHIARIAYTAQSNRANPVALERFCTHFNFEPMVFATADAQGQPCYHTNVMLCVGTDFALGGFGLIADPRRREAVRARLRESGRVLIELDARQIGEFAGNALELTGRDGQRLLALSERACASLSTAQKAVIERSATLLPLRVPTIELAGGSVRCMLAGIHLARRPSVPAQAMAGRDHVLACAV
- a CDS encoding peptide chain release factor 3, giving the protein MSYASETRRRRTFAIISHPDAGKTTLTEKLLLFSGAIQIAGAVKGRKASRHATSDWMEIEKQRGISVASSVMQMAYRDHVVNLLDTPGHKDFSEDTYRVLTAVDSALMVIDAANGVEAQTRRLIEVCRQRDTPIITFVNKMDREVRDPLDILDEVERELGMPCCPITWPVGQGKSFGGIINLRTQTMTVFTPGSDRGPKDFEVVPLAEAERLRKRFGKSFDDALESMELAVGASAAWNHADFLAGKLTPVFFGSGVNNFGVMEVLDAVVDMSPPPGPRISTLQVNKQPVVKTIQPEDEGFSGVVFKVQANMDANHRDRIAFVRVASGKYTPGMKLKVQRTGKELRPTSVVTFMSQRREAVEEAYAGDIIGFTTHGGVQLGDTITDGANLQFTGLPFFAPELFMTVVLKNPLRTKQLQQGLAQLGEEGAIQVFKPDTGGNMLLGAVGQLQFEVVQHRLKAEYDADIRLEGCQYTGARWITADTPAELREFENAYPLRMAHDAAETLAYLCTSPYDVRLAQERFPKIHFHPLREHAGLALGHAS
- the ahcY gene encoding adenosylhomocysteinase, whose product is MNARVNAPVLTDCAITDIGLAAWGRKEIRIAETEMPGLMAIREEFAAKQSLKGARITGSLHMTIQTAVLIETLQALGAQVRWASCNIFSTQDHAAAAIAAGGTPVFAIKGESLADYWDYTHRIFDFGVAGTPGEGPNLILDDGGDATLLMHLGKRAEKDASLIANPTSEEETCLFASIKAKLAVDPTWYSRKSAEIIGVTEETTTGVHRLKEMSAKGSLMFRAINVNDSVTKSKFDNLYGCRESLVDGIKRATDVMIAGKVACVAGYGDVGKGSAQALRALSAQVWVTEIDPINALQAAMEGYKVVTMEYAADKADIFVTTTGNRDVITFEHMTAMKDQAIVCNIGHFDNEIQVAKLEEKCEWEEVKPQVDHVIFPDGKRIILLAKGRLVNLGCGTGHPSFVMSSSFANQTIAQIELFTHSDFYESGKVYVLPKHLDEKVARLHLKKVGAMLSELSDEQAAYIGVPKQGPYKPDTYRY
- a CDS encoding MFS transporter, which gives rise to MHSDSVASPASTWVQAGTPAYRRISLALFLAGFATFSLLYCVQPVLPELAAHFGLGAASSSLALSVATGCLAVAIFAAGALSEGRDQRRLMFVSMALAALFNILAALAPSWGALLAARALEGLLLGGVPAVAMAYLSNHIHPRGLGFSMGLYIGGTAFGGMAGRIGMSALADHFGWRVALATMGVLGLVAAVGFVLLLPRADRPGAPAVRRALGLRYHLGAWRAHLQTPGLPLLFASGFALMGVFVSLFNYAGFRLALPPYGLSQTQIGLIFSVYLFGMVASPTAGALADRLGRAPVLVGGVVLMSAGVLLTLVAPLAGVIAGIAVLTFGFFVAHAVASGWVGRLALQSKGHASSLYLLAYYLGSSLLGSAGGWFWEHGQWPALVVFSLVLLAGALWLALRLRSRADAAKG
- a CDS encoding GGDEF domain-containing protein is translated as MPTTPPSPAMPPDRIWPLRGEFVDAALEQSFRESTLQQVVSQQRTSLLVWAILLLLFAVPDYLAMGPVPWFWVLMGYRAGMAVLLLGYMHALGRVPTLALHNHILMWLGLLAYPFFFLFYAVRPDVRAINTGVIMVVQLTMFLFIPSRVKLTIPVALFGAVGTTVSYWWTSPADAATKAATVLLVTMPAVMGYVAALRQQKTERQEFWLRQQLQDANRELQGEVARRVALQVELERQAATDLLTGLPNRRALAERFPIEAARAQRTGEALSLVMFDLDHFKQVNDRYGHAAGDAVLRGVGQLCTRSFRGVDMVARVGGEEFAVLLPGASVQQAGVVMERFINTLAGMDIEIGTQSLRISATAGVAQLQDSESLDALMARADVALYAGKQAGRNRVVLAPAPG
- a CDS encoding HAD-IIB family hydrolase, which codes for MPADMAPLATWSAPRGAGLVGVLTDIDDTLTTEGAITPDALQALGALKAAGLHVVPITGRPVGWSAPFAATWPVDAIVAENGAAALLNTTENLHQNGLQRLSDKREQLSKIYQQDAATRAANFRAMQQVLAQIEAEVPGARQATDSPGRETDIAIDHSEFSHLPQEAIDHAVRIMRAAGMTATVSSIHINGWFGAHNKWEGARWIVQQLFGRTLESEIDRWVYVGDSTNDQIMFQHFTHSVGVANIARFVPQLVHLPRHVTAGERGAGFAELARHLLAARAG
- a CDS encoding TlyA family RNA methyltransferase; the protein is MRADVFLVESGLASTRSQAQRLIASGVQWRLAASAPWNRVVKNGDEIPAGAEVCLLQEAEAEARFVSRGGLKLEAALRHVGLAVQDFQCLDVGQSTGGFTHCLLERGAHRVVGVDVGHGQLHAQLRQDPRVVCLEGLNARALTPASLQEAWEAEWSDTVAPAEKEDDTPPDNPYRWMSGDGEVSDYDDSDDVRDEEVELALARGQAPQESPVAAEASRRQAALAGHGITPLFELITGDLSFISLTLVLPALVPLLAPGGHVLMLVKPQFELQPGQVGKGGIVRDAALYTVVEQRLRACCADVGLAVQDWFDSPIAGGDGNREFFVFARKAA
- a CDS encoding Lrp/AsnC family transcriptional regulator; translation: MTKLDDTDREILSILRADARTPVATLAQKLRVSRGTVQNRLRKMEEGGVIVGYTVRLRPDSEPHRIRAWMSIAVEGNAAPEVIRALRGEPMVGTLHTTNGRWDIVAEVRAQSLEAFDSALGRIRLTPGIANTETSILLSTYKA